One genomic segment of Thalassospiraceae bacterium LMO-SO8 includes these proteins:
- a CDS encoding bifunctional 2-C-methyl-D-erythritol 4-phosphate cytidylyltransferase/2-C-methyl-D-erythritol 2,4-cyclodiphosphate synthase gives MANCTAIIVGAGRGHRFGGPLPKQYRTLGGEPVLRHALRAFAAHPAVTQVVGVIHPDDREMFEAAAQGLGIAGHTAGGAERQDSVRNGLEFAAGLTPGGAPDLVLIHDAARPFVSARLISDVIAALETAPGAVPALAVADTLKRGADDRVTETVDRTGLYRVQTPQGFRFADILAAHGKAKGQTLTDDAAVAEAAGLAVALVAGDADNFKITTEGDLMRAEEMMNGGETRTGFGFDVHQFEPGDAVRLCGVDVPFDRKLKGHSDADVGLHALTDAILGAIGQGDIGQHFPPTDPTWRGAESHIFLAHAAALVRDRGAVIVNVDVTIICEAPKVGPHRAAMAARVADILGIDGGRVNVKATTTERLGFTGRGEGIAAQAVATVRYRGAGPA, from the coding sequence ATGGCGAATTGCACGGCCATCATTGTCGGCGCGGGCCGCGGCCACCGTTTCGGCGGCCCCCTGCCCAAACAGTACCGGACCCTTGGCGGGGAGCCCGTGCTGCGCCACGCCTTGCGTGCCTTTGCGGCGCATCCCGCCGTGACCCAGGTGGTCGGCGTCATCCACCCCGACGACCGCGAGATGTTCGAGGCCGCCGCCCAGGGGTTGGGCATCGCCGGCCATACGGCGGGCGGCGCCGAGCGGCAGGATTCCGTGCGCAACGGCCTGGAATTCGCGGCCGGTCTGACCCCCGGCGGCGCGCCGGACCTGGTGCTGATCCACGACGCGGCCCGGCCCTTCGTGTCGGCCCGCCTGATTTCCGACGTCATCGCCGCGCTGGAAACGGCGCCCGGCGCCGTGCCGGCCCTGGCCGTGGCCGATACCCTGAAACGCGGCGCGGACGACCGGGTGACGGAGACCGTGGACCGCACCGGGCTGTACCGGGTGCAGACGCCCCAGGGGTTCCGGTTCGCCGACATCCTGGCGGCCCACGGCAAGGCCAAGGGACAGACCCTGACCGACGATGCCGCCGTGGCCGAGGCGGCGGGGCTGGCGGTCGCCCTGGTTGCGGGCGATGCGGATAATTTCAAGATCACGACGGAGGGCGACCTGATGCGCGCCGAAGAGATGATGAACGGCGGTGAAACGCGAACCGGATTCGGCTTCGACGTCCACCAGTTCGAGCCCGGCGACGCCGTGCGGCTATGCGGCGTCGATGTTCCCTTCGACCGCAAGCTCAAGGGCCATTCCGATGCCGATGTCGGGCTGCATGCCCTGACCGACGCCATTCTGGGCGCCATCGGCCAAGGCGACATCGGCCAGCATTTTCCGCCGACGGACCCGACGTGGCGGGGCGCCGAATCCCATATCTTCCTGGCCCATGCCGCGGCCCTGGTCCGCGACCGGGGCGCGGTGATCGTCAACGTCGACGTGACGATCATCTGCGAAGCCCCCAAGGTCGGTCCTCACCGCGCCGCCATGGCCGCGCGGGTCGCGGACATCCTCGGCATCGACGGGGGCCGGGTCAACGTCAAGGCGACGACGACGGAGCGTCTCGGCTTCACCGGCCGGGGCGAAGGCATCGCCGCCCAGGCCGTGGCGACGGTGCGTTACCGCGGCGCGGGTCCGGCGTGA
- a CDS encoding response regulator, translating to MAKLNFGNVGVFLVDGDASARQGIRHILFNEGCRDIRLGDDCKEVVAVLGQNDPDLIIAELRLPDGNFAAVTQKIRQGKIGHNPFVPIILVVVEDEDPKAVKTALDMGVDDVVSKPVSAVGLMARINRLVEKRRPFVVTEGYMGPKRAQDEGAKSIDAPNHLSRKLKGEKIGFLDKEMDVAAAEEDVKGCRLQFIGDEIKSLINGIAPRLEKGEFDRDLRNALARVVAEAMRAQDQLENTRYEHVARLCSSLSGVAGQLRDTGEDSVDQRRAMLLRPLSQAIQVGFAGGIASEEAAKTIVEKIGAGILKT from the coding sequence ATGGCGAAATTGAACTTTGGCAATGTCGGGGTGTTTCTGGTCGACGGCGACGCCAGCGCCCGCCAGGGCATCCGCCACATCCTGTTCAACGAAGGCTGCCGCGACATTCGCCTGGGCGACGACTGCAAGGAAGTGGTCGCCGTGCTTGGCCAGAACGATCCCGACCTGATTATCGCCGAACTGCGCCTGCCGGACGGCAATTTCGCCGCCGTGACGCAGAAGATCCGCCAAGGAAAAATCGGCCATAACCCCTTCGTGCCCATCATCCTGGTCGTCGTCGAGGACGAGGACCCCAAGGCGGTCAAGACGGCCCTGGACATGGGCGTCGACGATGTCGTGTCGAAACCCGTTTCCGCCGTCGGCCTGATGGCGCGCATCAACCGCCTGGTGGAAAAGCGCCGTCCCTTCGTGGTGACCGAGGGCTACATGGGCCCCAAGCGGGCTCAGGACGAGGGGGCCAAGTCCATCGACGCGCCGAATCACCTGAGCCGCAAGTTGAAGGGCGAAAAGATCGGGTTCCTCGACAAGGAAATGGATGTCGCCGCCGCCGAGGAGGACGTGAAGGGCTGCCGGCTGCAGTTCATCGGCGACGAGATCAAATCACTGATCAACGGCATCGCGCCGCGTCTGGAAAAGGGCGAGTTCGACCGGGACCTGCGCAACGCCCTGGCCCGCGTGGTGGCGGAAGCCATGCGCGCCCAGGATCAGCTTGAGAACACGCGCTACGAACATGTCGCCCGCCTGTGCAGCAGCCTGAGCGGCGTCGCCGGACAGTTGCGCGATACGGGCGAGGACAGCGTCGATCAGCGCCGCGCCATGCTGCTGCGCCCCTTGTCCCAGGCCATTCAGGTGGGATTCGCGGGCGGCATCGCGTCCGAAGAGGCCGCCAAGACCATCGTCGAGAAGATCGGCGCCGGCATCCTCAAGACTTAA
- the cutA gene encoding divalent-cation tolerance protein CutA, translated as MTAKFIYMTAADLDEARRIAETLVDERLIACANILGAMESVYRWDGKVTRGGEVAVILKTRDALAEAAIARAAELHSYDCPCLVVLDLAGGHAPFLNWISAETGG; from the coding sequence ATGACCGCAAAATTCATCTACATGACCGCAGCCGACCTGGATGAGGCGCGGCGCATCGCGGAAACCCTGGTCGATGAACGGCTGATCGCCTGCGCCAACATCCTGGGCGCCATGGAATCGGTCTATCGCTGGGACGGCAAGGTCACGCGCGGCGGCGAAGTGGCCGTGATCCTGAAAACACGGGACGCGCTGGCCGAAGCGGCGATCGCCCGCGCGGCCGAACTGCACAGCTACGATTGTCCCTGTCTGGTGGTCCTGGACCTGGCCGGCGGCCACGCCCCGTTCCTGAACTGGATATCGGCGGAAACGGGCGGGTAG
- a CDS encoding (2Fe-2S) ferredoxin domain-containing protein, with the protein MPQDNVSSTPPVPPPAAGWTIMVCINRRLRSDLASCAARNSEDLAKAIEAEVRARGLDIRVERTVCMGRCDFGPTVRVAPGGAFHLGLAPDDVGGFLDDLELKLGLKKETNKINELPPPGT; encoded by the coding sequence ATGCCGCAGGATAATGTTTCCTCCACGCCGCCCGTACCGCCGCCCGCCGCCGGCTGGACCATCATGGTCTGCATCAACCGCCGCCTGCGCTCTGACCTGGCGTCCTGCGCCGCGCGAAACAGCGAGGACCTGGCCAAGGCCATCGAGGCGGAAGTGCGGGCCCGTGGCCTCGATATCCGGGTCGAGCGGACGGTGTGCATGGGGCGTTGCGACTTCGGGCCGACGGTGCGCGTGGCCCCCGGCGGCGCCTTTCATCTGGGGCTTGCGCCGGATGACGTCGGCGGGTTCCTGGATGACCTGGAATTGAAACTGGGCTTGAAAAAAGAAACAAATAAAATCAACGAGTTGCCGCCACCCGGTACGTGA
- a CDS encoding MerR family transcriptional regulator, with the protein MPADDARSVKKSAGAFRTISEVADELDLPQHVLRFWETKFPQIKPMKRGGGRRYYRPEDIVLLDRIRRWLYEDGYTIKGVQKLLKDGVTDDDGEGQDMPAAPAPKSAPESDGQAAQLAAVLAELKDIRALLT; encoded by the coding sequence ATGCCTGCCGATGACGCCAGGTCCGTGAAGAAATCGGCGGGCGCGTTCCGCACGATCAGCGAAGTCGCCGACGAGCTCGACCTGCCGCAACACGTGCTGCGATTCTGGGAAACCAAATTCCCCCAGATCAAACCCATGAAGCGCGGCGGCGGCCGTCGTTACTACCGGCCTGAGGACATCGTGCTTCTCGACCGCATCCGGCGCTGGCTGTACGAAGACGGCTACACCATCAAGGGCGTGCAGAAGCTGCTGAAGGACGGCGTCACCGACGACGACGGCGAGGGCCAGGACATGCCTGCGGCGCCGGCCCCGAAATCCGCCCCGGAAAGCGACGGGCAGGCGGCGCAACTGGCCGCCGTGCTGGCCGAATTGAAGGATATCCGGGCCCTTCTCACCTAA
- a CDS encoding integration host factor subunit alpha, which produces MAGKTITRAQLGEAVYQEVGLSRNESAALLENVLGYMTDALARGETVKISSFGSFSVRQKGQRIGRNPKTGQEVPILPRKVLVFRPSQVLKSRINRSISNS; this is translated from the coding sequence ATGGCTGGTAAAACAATCACCCGCGCGCAGTTGGGTGAGGCGGTGTATCAGGAAGTCGGGCTGTCGCGGAACGAATCCGCGGCCCTCTTGGAGAATGTCCTGGGTTATATGACGGATGCCCTGGCGCGTGGCGAAACCGTGAAGATTTCGTCGTTCGGCAGTTTTTCCGTCCGCCAGAAGGGACAGCGCATCGGACGCAACCCGAAGACCGGACAGGAAGTGCCGATCCTTCCCCGGAAGGTTCTGGTGTTTCGGCCCTCGCAGGTTCTGAAGAGCCGGATCAATCGCTCCATAAGCAACAGCTAG
- a CDS encoding beta-ketoacyl-ACP synthase III, which produces MTMPRSIILGCGSYLPERVVTNDELAQRVDTTDEWIVERTGIRQRHIAEDGQFTSDLAFAAAERAIDHAGIDVDDIDLVILATTTPDQTFPSTATKVQARLGMSNGAAFDIQAVCSGFLYGISTADAFIRSGQAKTVLLIGAETFSRILDWEDRSTCVLFGDGAGAVVLQASANGAAADDDGAGTGHNRERGILSTHLHSDGKLNDLLYVDGGPSSTQTVGHVRMVGREVFRHAVTNLAAVVDEALDANGLERDDISWIVPHQANKRILDSTARKLGVSPDRVVTTVDRHANTSAASIPLALDVAVKDGRIKRGDLLLLEAMGGGLTWGSALVRW; this is translated from the coding sequence ATGACCATGCCTCGTTCAATCATCCTGGGCTGCGGCTCCTATCTGCCGGAGCGCGTCGTCACGAACGACGAACTGGCGCAGCGCGTCGATACCACCGACGAATGGATCGTCGAACGCACGGGCATCCGCCAGCGTCATATCGCCGAGGACGGGCAGTTTACCTCCGACCTTGCCTTCGCCGCCGCGGAACGGGCCATCGACCATGCCGGCATTGACGTCGACGACATCGATCTGGTGATCCTGGCGACGACGACGCCGGACCAGACTTTTCCCTCGACGGCGACGAAAGTGCAGGCGCGACTCGGCATGTCGAACGGCGCCGCCTTCGACATTCAGGCCGTGTGCTCCGGCTTTTTGTATGGAATTTCCACCGCGGACGCCTTCATCCGCTCGGGTCAGGCCAAGACCGTGCTGCTGATCGGTGCCGAAACGTTTTCCCGCATTCTCGATTGGGAAGACCGTTCGACCTGCGTGCTGTTCGGCGACGGGGCAGGGGCCGTGGTCCTGCAGGCGTCCGCCAACGGCGCCGCCGCGGACGACGACGGCGCCGGCACCGGCCACAACCGGGAACGCGGCATCCTGTCCACGCATCTGCATTCGGACGGCAAGCTCAACGACCTTCTGTATGTCGACGGCGGGCCTTCCTCGACCCAGACCGTGGGTCATGTCCGCATGGTCGGACGCGAGGTTTTCCGCCATGCGGTGACCAATCTGGCCGCCGTGGTCGACGAGGCGCTGGACGCCAACGGCCTGGAACGCGACGACATCTCCTGGATCGTCCCGCATCAGGCCAACAAGCGCATTCTCGACTCGACCGCGCGCAAGCTGGGCGTGTCGCCGGACCGGGTCGTTACGACCGTGGACCGACATGCCAACACCTCCGCCGCGTCCATTCCGCTGGCGTTGGACGTCGCCGTCAAGGACGGCCGGATAAAGCGCGGCGACCTGCTCCTGCTCGAAGCCATGGGCGGTGGGCTGACCTGGGGCTCCGCCCTCGTACGTTGGTAA
- the plsX gene encoding phosphate acyltransferase PlsX, producing the protein MSDNLTLSIDAMGGDNAPDMVVEGVDTALERLTDVSFLLFGDEALLNPLLDRFPRARAVCQVRHTADIVTNDAKPAQALRQGRNSSMRLAINAVGDGTAAGIVSAGNTGALMAMAKFVLKTLPGIDRPAIATYFPTRRGESVMLDLGANVECDAENLIQFAVMGEVFARNVLGLEKPTVGILNVGQEDLKGNQAVKLASKGLMNSKLPLHFHGFVEGDDIGAGTVDVIVTDGFTGNIALKTAEGTAKLFGQFLKEALTSSLPAKLGAMLAKSALMTFKMRVDPRRYNGAMFVGLNGICVKSHGGTDAVGFANAIHVAYELISNNFNESIKEDYEQFRASFDPSILTETDDDVPTNGQDTPDGNGGTGVVANG; encoded by the coding sequence TTGTCGGATAACCTGACGCTCTCCATCGACGCCATGGGCGGGGACAATGCCCCGGACATGGTGGTGGAAGGCGTGGACACGGCTCTTGAGCGGCTGACGGACGTCAGCTTTCTCCTGTTCGGTGACGAAGCTCTCCTGAACCCGCTGCTGGATCGGTTTCCCCGGGCCCGCGCGGTGTGTCAGGTGCGTCACACGGCCGATATCGTGACCAACGACGCCAAGCCGGCCCAGGCGCTTCGCCAGGGCCGCAATTCCAGCATGCGCCTGGCCATCAACGCCGTCGGCGACGGCACGGCCGCGGGCATCGTGTCGGCCGGCAACACGGGCGCGCTCATGGCCATGGCCAAGTTCGTGCTCAAGACCCTGCCGGGCATCGACCGGCCGGCCATCGCGACCTATTTCCCGACACGGCGCGGGGAAAGCGTCATGCTCGACCTGGGCGCCAACGTGGAATGCGACGCCGAGAACCTGATCCAGTTCGCGGTGATGGGCGAGGTCTTCGCGCGCAACGTGCTGGGCCTGGAAAAGCCCACCGTCGGCATTCTCAACGTCGGCCAGGAGGACCTGAAGGGCAATCAGGCGGTCAAGCTCGCGTCCAAGGGGTTGATGAATTCAAAGCTGCCGCTGCATTTCCATGGCTTCGTCGAAGGTGACGACATCGGTGCCGGCACCGTCGACGTGATCGTCACGGACGGCTTCACCGGCAATATCGCGCTGAAGACCGCCGAAGGCACGGCCAAGCTGTTCGGCCAGTTCCTGAAGGAAGCCCTGACCAGTTCCCTGCCGGCCAAGCTGGGCGCCATGCTGGCGAAATCGGCGCTCATGACCTTCAAGATGCGGGTCGATCCCCGGCGCTACAACGGTGCCATGTTCGTCGGCCTGAACGGGATTTGCGTGAAAAGCCACGGCGGCACCGACGCGGTCGGCTTCGCCAACGCCATCCACGTCGCCTACGAGCTGATTTCCAACAATTTCAACGAAAGCATCAAGGAGGACTACGAACAGTTCCGTGCCTCCTTCGACCCCAGCATCCTGACGGAAACCGACGACGACGTCCCCACCAACGGTCAGGACACCCCCGACGGCAACGGCGGGACCGGAGTGGTGGCCAACGGATGA
- the rpmF gene encoding 50S ribosomal protein L32, translating into MAVPKKKISKSKRDMRRAHHRLSPSSYNECPKCGELKRPHHVCQACGHYDDREVIEADDAA; encoded by the coding sequence ATGGCTGTTCCAAAGAAGAAGATCTCGAAGTCGAAAAGGGACATGAGGCGAGCCCATCACCGCTTGTCGCCGTCTTCGTACAACGAATGCCCCAAGTGCGGTGAACTGAAGCGCCCCCACCATGTGTGTCAGGCGTGTGGTCATTATGATGACCGCGAAGTGATCGAAGCCGACGACGCCGCGTAG
- a CDS encoding DUF177 domain-containing protein: MTVGAFPLSQPVPVSDLLRGDVVSLTIEADNGERRALADFLGIPEVKSLVARVKLRAEPGRRFVLDGTVAADLVQSCVATLEPVETRVEGPIRRVYLDTPPDKEDADLDPFDDDAPDLIEGGMIDAGAAVCEYTALEMEPYPRAKDAPAVENPARNGDGEDEAPKNNPFAVLAKLRDLEK, translated from the coding sequence ATGACCGTCGGCGCCTTCCCCCTGAGCCAGCCTGTTCCGGTGAGCGACCTGCTGCGCGGCGATGTCGTGTCCCTGACCATCGAGGCCGACAATGGGGAGCGCCGGGCGCTGGCCGACTTCCTGGGCATTCCAGAGGTCAAATCCTTGGTTGCGCGCGTCAAGCTGCGGGCCGAGCCGGGGCGCCGATTCGTCCTGGACGGAACCGTTGCCGCCGATCTCGTGCAGTCCTGCGTGGCCACCCTGGAGCCGGTCGAGACCCGTGTCGAGGGGCCGATTCGCCGCGTTTACCTCGATACGCCCCCCGACAAGGAGGACGCCGACCTCGATCCCTTCGACGATGATGCCCCCGACCTGATCGAGGGCGGCATGATTGATGCCGGGGCGGCGGTTTGCGAGTACACTGCCTTGGAAATGGAGCCTTATCCCCGCGCCAAAGACGCGCCGGCGGTCGAAAATCCGGCCCGGAATGGGGACGGGGAGGACGAGGCGCCCAAAAACAACCCCTTCGCGGTCCTTGCGAAACTGCGCGATCTTGAAAAATAA
- a CDS encoding ubiquinol-cytochrome C chaperone family protein, whose protein sequence is MILSLFKRSSGVQTARSLYGDVVRQARQPAFYGAGGVADTEDGRYDLILLHMFLVLERLNRMTPAPGKLKQDLFDVLFEDLDLNLREMGFGDEGVRRRIQKMVEGFYGRMSAYREGLTGGEEALEGALRRNLYRNATPEDAAVARLAAYVRAQTAVLTALEDVDLLAGRAGFTAPEWMPEGDGQ, encoded by the coding sequence ATGATCCTATCCCTTTTCAAGCGTTCTTCCGGCGTCCAGACCGCGCGCAGCCTGTATGGCGACGTCGTACGCCAGGCACGCCAGCCCGCGTTCTACGGGGCCGGCGGCGTCGCCGACACGGAAGACGGCCGCTACGATCTGATCCTGCTGCACATGTTCCTGGTTCTCGAACGCCTGAACCGCATGACCCCGGCCCCTGGCAAGCTGAAGCAGGACCTGTTCGACGTGCTGTTCGAGGACCTGGACCTCAATCTGCGCGAGATGGGATTCGGCGACGAGGGCGTGCGCCGTCGCATCCAGAAGATGGTCGAAGGCTTCTACGGCCGCATGAGCGCCTACCGCGAGGGCCTTACGGGCGGCGAGGAGGCCCTGGAGGGCGCCCTGCGCCGCAACCTGTACCGAAACGCCACGCCCGAGGATGCCGCCGTGGCGCGCCTGGCCGCCTACGTGCGGGCCCAGACGGCGGTCCTGACGGCCCTGGAGGATGTGGACCTGCTTGCCGGGCGCGCCGGGTTCACCGCGCCTGAATGGATGCCGGAAGGAGACGGGCAATGA
- the bamE gene encoding outer membrane protein assembly factor BamE has product MTRNPTTYRDLITARPWLGLTAAVLVSVAVAGCATRVAVRGNLPDSERLAEVVPGDMSREEVAEILGSPSSVTPFDSHLWLYISEKTETFAFMAPKVLERNVIMVRFNDKGLVKEVKKLDLSSAQDIKHVERVTPTSGNEITFWDQLFNNMGRFNKGDGDVTPGGPTGGGGVP; this is encoded by the coding sequence ATGACACGAAACCCCACGACCTATCGCGATCTCATCACCGCCCGCCCCTGGCTTGGCCTGACCGCCGCCGTGCTGGTGTCCGTGGCCGTTGCCGGTTGCGCCACGCGGGTCGCGGTGCGCGGCAACCTGCCCGATTCCGAACGCCTGGCCGAGGTTGTGCCCGGCGACATGAGCCGCGAAGAGGTGGCGGAAATCCTGGGCTCTCCGTCCAGCGTCACGCCCTTCGATTCGCATCTGTGGCTCTACATCAGTGAAAAGACGGAAACCTTCGCCTTCATGGCGCCCAAGGTTCTGGAACGCAACGTGATCATGGTCCGCTTCAACGACAAGGGCCTGGTCAAGGAGGTCAAGAAGCTCGACCTGTCCTCGGCCCAGGACATCAAGCATGTGGAGCGGGTCACGCCGACATCCGGTAACGAGATTACCTTTTGGGACCAGTTGTTCAACAACATGGGCCGTTTCAACAAGGGCGACGGCGACGTTACGCCGGGGGGGCCGACCGGCGGCGGCGGCGTTCCTTAA
- a CDS encoding sodium-translocating pyrophosphatase yields the protein MSLYTLVIACGVLALLYGAYAIRSVLSAPAGNARMQEIAAAIQEGAAAYLNRQYTTVAVVGAVIGILLGLKLGMTVAIGYFIGAVLSGVAGYIGMNVSVRANVRTAEAAQSQGLAGGLDVAFKSGAVTGMLVVGLALLGVAGYYVVLRNMIDPNSAAGMRHILEALVALGFGASLISIFARLGGGIFTKGADVGSDLVGKIEAGIPEDDPRNAGVIADNVGDNVGDCAGMAADLFETYAVTMVATMLLAAIFFTGAAQEQMMLFPLVIGGVCIIASVVATWFVKLGASQNIMGALYKGFIASAVISAVLIGGIVSMFIGWETAIPMGAKTVTGTQLFITALTGLGVTGLIVWITEYYTGTDYRPVKSVAAASETGHGTNVIQGLAVSMEATAMPVIVICAGIIISYLNAGLFGIAIAATTMLALAGMVVALDAFGPVTDNAGGIAEMANLPEDVRKTTDALDAVGNTTKAVTKGYAIGSAGLAALVLFAAYTEDLKHYFPDVSVTFSLQDPYVVIGLFIGGMLPYLFGSMGMMAVGRAGGAVVVEVRRQFREIPGIMEGTGKPEYGKCVDILTKAAIKEMILPSMLPVFAPAVMYFVVNAIAGQSAAFSALGAMLMGTIVTGLFVALSMTSGGGAWDNAKKYIEDGHHGGKGSDAHHAAVTGDTVGDPYKDTAGPAVNPMIKIINIVAILLLAILA from the coding sequence ATGTCGCTTTACACCTTGGTCATCGCCTGCGGTGTCCTGGCGCTACTGTACGGCGCCTATGCCATCCGCTCCGTCCTGTCGGCGCCCGCCGGCAACGCACGTATGCAGGAAATCGCCGCCGCCATCCAAGAAGGCGCGGCCGCCTACCTGAACCGCCAGTACACGACCGTCGCCGTCGTCGGCGCCGTGATCGGCATCCTGCTTGGCCTGAAGCTCGGCATGACCGTGGCCATCGGCTACTTCATCGGCGCCGTGCTGTCCGGCGTCGCCGGCTACATCGGCATGAACGTCTCGGTCCGCGCCAACGTGCGCACCGCCGAAGCCGCCCAGTCCCAGGGCCTGGCCGGCGGTCTGGACGTCGCCTTCAAGTCCGGCGCCGTCACCGGCATGCTGGTGGTCGGTCTGGCGCTGCTTGGCGTCGCCGGCTACTACGTCGTGCTGCGCAACATGATCGACCCGAACAGCGCCGCCGGCATGCGTCATATCCTTGAGGCCCTGGTGGCCTTGGGCTTCGGCGCGTCGCTGATTTCCATCTTCGCGCGTCTCGGCGGCGGCATCTTCACCAAGGGTGCGGACGTCGGCTCCGACCTGGTCGGCAAGATCGAAGCCGGCATTCCGGAAGACGATCCCCGCAACGCCGGCGTCATCGCCGACAACGTGGGCGACAACGTGGGCGACTGCGCCGGCATGGCCGCCGACCTGTTCGAAACCTACGCCGTGACCATGGTCGCCACCATGTTGCTGGCCGCCATCTTCTTCACGGGTGCGGCCCAGGAACAGATGATGCTGTTCCCGCTGGTCATCGGCGGCGTGTGCATCATCGCCTCGGTCGTCGCCACCTGGTTCGTGAAGCTGGGCGCCTCGCAGAACATCATGGGCGCCCTCTACAAGGGCTTCATCGCCTCGGCCGTGATCTCCGCCGTGCTGATCGGCGGCATCGTGTCCATGTTCATCGGCTGGGAAACCGCCATCCCGATGGGCGCCAAGACCGTGACCGGCACGCAGCTGTTCATCACGGCCCTGACCGGCCTGGGCGTCACCGGCCTGATCGTGTGGATCACCGAGTACTACACCGGCACCGACTACCGCCCGGTGAAGTCCGTCGCTGCGGCCTCGGAAACCGGCCACGGCACCAACGTGATCCAGGGTCTCGCCGTGTCCATGGAAGCGACGGCCATGCCGGTCATCGTGATCTGCGCCGGCATCATCATCTCCTACCTGAACGCGGGCCTGTTCGGCATCGCCATCGCCGCGACGACCATGCTGGCGCTGGCCGGCATGGTGGTGGCGCTCGACGCCTTCGGCCCGGTCACCGACAACGCCGGCGGCATCGCCGAAATGGCCAACCTGCCGGAAGACGTGCGCAAGACCACGGACGCGCTCGACGCCGTCGGCAACACCACCAAGGCCGTGACCAAGGGCTATGCCATCGGTTCCGCCGGTCTGGCCGCCCTGGTGCTGTTCGCCGCCTATACGGAAGACCTCAAGCACTACTTCCCGGACGTCTCCGTGACCTTCTCCCTGCAGGACCCCTATGTGGTCATCGGGTTGTTCATCGGCGGCATGCTGCCCTATCTGTTCGGCTCCATGGGCATGATGGCCGTGGGCCGGGCCGGTGGCGCGGTGGTCGTCGAAGTGCGCCGCCAGTTCCGCGAGATCCCGGGCATCATGGAAGGCACCGGCAAGCCGGAATACGGCAAGTGCGTGGACATTCTGACCAAGGCCGCGATCAAGGAAATGATCCTGCCGTCCATGCTGCCGGTGTTCGCACCCGCGGTCATGTACTTCGTGGTCAACGCCATCGCCGGGCAGTCGGCGGCGTTCTCCGCCCTCGGCGCCATGCTGATGGGCACCATCGTGACCGGCCTGTTCGTGGCGCTGTCCATGACCTCCGGCGGCGGTGCGTGGGATAACGCCAAGAAGTACATCGAAGACGGCCATCATGGCGGCAAGGGCTCCGACGCCCATCATGCCGCGGTGACCGGCGACACGGTCGGCGATCCCTACAAGGACACCGCCGGTCCCGCCGTCAACCCGATGATCAAGATCATCAACATCGTGGCGATCCTGCTGCTGGCGATTCTCGCCTAG